The following are encoded in a window of Armatimonas rosea genomic DNA:
- a CDS encoding CRTAC1 family protein, giving the protein MKRPLTGLALAPLLVATGCQNTAKTAPPATATTAPRFVNVADSAGLKYTWTAPGKRPLNILQTIGNGCAFLDFNNDGNLDILLVGPKPALFAGDGKGKFTDVTSTVLGSLSGYFLGCAVGDYDGDGFTDVYLSGYREGRLLHNDGGKKFTDVTASSGMKAQPWGTSASWADLDRDGKLDLYVANYAVFGPETKPQLCSFNGILSSCGPRFYDPERGVLYHNQGGGKFAEVAEKTGAKKVAGRGLGVACLDFNGSGQDSIAIANDELPGDLLVNTGLKFTNEGTASGTAYDTEGRAHGGMGIDWGDYDNDGKPDLVVATFSHEVKALYHNEGQGFFQEKAAVSGLGDTVLPFITFGIKFFDADNDGLLDLILANGHVQDNIAQIDKTESYPQPVIFLQNNKGQRFDDKSAVSGIGSLPRIVGRGLAVGDYDNDGRVDVLIVDSEGKPLLLHNETPQAGHWLLLSLSGKPSHGALVTITLPDGKKLLRHCQTDGSYLSASDPRVHVGLGSATKASVSIKWPDGKTTEHKDLAADQVHSLKE; this is encoded by the coding sequence ATGAAACGCCCACTTACTGGCCTAGCCCTCGCCCCACTGCTGGTGGCGACCGGCTGCCAGAACACCGCCAAAACGGCTCCTCCCGCAACGGCCACGACGGCCCCTCGCTTTGTCAATGTCGCAGATTCAGCAGGTTTGAAGTACACGTGGACCGCGCCGGGCAAGCGCCCCTTGAATATCCTACAGACGATCGGCAACGGCTGCGCGTTCTTAGACTTCAACAACGACGGCAACCTAGACATCTTGCTCGTGGGTCCCAAGCCGGCGCTGTTTGCCGGCGATGGCAAGGGCAAGTTCACCGACGTGACCTCCACGGTTTTAGGGAGCTTATCGGGCTATTTTCTGGGCTGCGCGGTGGGTGACTACGACGGTGACGGGTTCACCGATGTGTATCTCTCGGGTTATCGTGAGGGTCGCTTGCTGCACAACGACGGTGGGAAAAAGTTTACGGATGTGACGGCGAGCTCGGGGATGAAGGCACAGCCTTGGGGAACATCGGCGAGCTGGGCGGACCTGGATCGCGATGGAAAGCTGGATCTCTATGTGGCCAACTACGCGGTCTTTGGCCCCGAGACCAAGCCGCAGCTCTGTAGCTTCAATGGCATCCTGAGCTCCTGTGGCCCCCGCTTCTACGACCCCGAGCGGGGTGTGCTCTACCACAACCAGGGCGGCGGCAAGTTTGCGGAGGTGGCGGAGAAGACCGGGGCAAAGAAAGTCGCAGGGCGCGGCCTCGGGGTGGCGTGTCTCGACTTCAACGGCTCGGGGCAAGACAGTATCGCCATCGCCAACGATGAGCTCCCCGGCGATCTCTTGGTCAACACGGGCCTGAAGTTCACCAACGAAGGGACCGCATCCGGCACGGCCTACGACACCGAGGGACGTGCCCACGGGGGAATGGGGATCGACTGGGGCGACTACGACAACGATGGCAAGCCCGATCTGGTGGTCGCAACCTTCAGCCACGAGGTCAAGGCGCTCTACCACAACGAGGGCCAGGGCTTCTTCCAGGAGAAAGCCGCTGTCTCGGGCCTCGGCGACACGGTCTTGCCCTTTATCACCTTTGGGATCAAGTTCTTCGATGCGGACAACGACGGCCTCCTCGACCTGATCCTAGCCAATGGCCATGTCCAGGACAATATCGCCCAGATCGACAAGACCGAGAGCTACCCCCAGCCGGTGATCTTCCTCCAGAACAATAAAGGGCAGCGCTTCGACGACAAGAGTGCGGTATCGGGAATCGGGAGCCTGCCTCGGATCGTGGGTCGTGGCCTTGCGGTGGGGGACTACGATAACGATGGTCGGGTGGATGTCCTGATTGTCGATAGCGAGGGCAAGCCCCTGCTCCTGCACAACGAGACTCCCCAAGCGGGGCACTGGCTCCTGCTCTCCCTCAGTGGGAAGCCCAGCCACGGCGCGCTGGTGACGATCACCCTCCCCGACGGCAAGAAGCTCTTGCGCCACTGCCAGACCGATGGCTCCTACCTGAGCGCGTCGGACCCACGTGTCCATGTCGGGCTGGGTAGCGCCACCAAGGCCAGCGTGAGCATTAAGTGGCCCGATGGCAAGACCACCGAGCACAAAGACCTCGCCGCCGATCAGGTACACTCCCTGAAAGAGTAG